The region TCTCGGCGGCGCCGACGCGGGCACGGCCTGGCTCTACTTCGGCTCGCTCCAGGGCCTGGCGACCACCGCGGCCTGGACCGTGGACGGCGAGGCGGCCGGCGACCTGCTCGGCCCCGTCGGCACGGCGGGCGACGTGGACGGCGATGGCTTCAGCGACATCCTGCTCGGCGCCACCGGCAGCGACGTCGGCCACGCCGCCGCCGGTGGACTCTACTGCTACTCGGGCGCCGGCGACCTGCCCAAGACGACGAGCGGCTGGTACGCCCAGGGCGACCAGGTCGATGGCACCTTCGCCTACCGCCTGGCCTGCGCGGGCGACGTCAACGGCGACGGCTACGACGACCTCTGGGTCGGCGCGCCCTGGTACGACAACGGCCAGGTCGACGAAGGCGCCGTCTTCCTCTACTTGGGCGGCCAGCTCGGCCTGGCCTACGCGCCGGGCTGGTGGGCCGAGGGCGATCAGACGGATTGCCACTTCGGCTTCGGGCTCGACAGCGCGGGCGATGTGAACGGGGACGGCCTCGCGGACGTCATCGTCGGCGCTTCCTGGTACGACGGCAGCGCCGGCTCCAGTGGCGCTGCCTTCCTCTGGTACGGCACGGCGGGCGGTGCCCCCTCCGGCAATCCCGCGAATGCGGACTGGAGCGCCATCGGCGCCCAGGCCGGGGCAATGCTGGGCGCCGGCGTCTGCGGGGCCGGCGACGTCAACGGCGACGGCTACGGCGACGTGGTGATCGGCGCGCCCTTCTACGACAATCCGACGACCAACGAAGGCGCGGTCTGGGGCTACTACGGCGGTCCGACCGGGCTGCCGGCCGCGCACGACTGGTTCCACGACACGGGCAGCGCGGAATCCGGCTACGGGCTGCGTCTGGCCTCCGCCGGCGACATGAACGGCGACGGCTACAGCGATCTGCTCGTGGCCGCGCCGCTGTACAACCACGGCAGCACGGACGAGGGCCTGATCTTCGTCTACATCGGCGGCGAGGACGGGCTGCAGACCGGCGCACCCTGGTGGTTCGCCGAGAGCAACGAGGCGGACGCCGAGCTCGGCCTGTCCATCGCCTGCGCCGGGGACGTCAACGCCGACGGCTACAGCGACATCATCGCCGGCGCGCCCTACATGGACTCACCGGCCACGGACGTCGGCCACGCGCTGGTCTGGCTGGGCGCGGCCACGGCGCCGCCGACCGGCACGCCGGCCAACGCCGAGCTGAACGTCGGCATCAGCGACAGCTATGCGCACCTCGGCAGCGCGGTGGGCGGCGCCGGCGACGTCGACGGCGACGGCTACAGCGACGTGATCATCGGCGCCCCGCACTACACGACGGCTGCCGGCACCGCCGCCGGCCTCGCCTTCATCTACCGCGGCGGCCCGGACGGCATCGTCCACGGCGCGGCGCCCTGGTTGATCGACGGCATCCAGGAAGAGAGCTGGTTCGGCAACGCCACCTGCAGCGGAGACTTCAACGGCGACGGCTTCAGCGACGTCGTCGTCGGCGCGGAGCAGTACAGCAACGGTCAGAACCAGGAGGGCCTCGCCTTCCTCTTCTATGGCAACGGCGGCCGCGGCCTCGCCCGCACGCCGCGCCAGTGGAAGACGGACACCGTGACCCGTCTTGCGCCCCTGGGCCGCAGCGACGCCCTCGACGCCGTCGCCCTCAGC is a window of bacterium DNA encoding:
- a CDS encoding T9SS type A sorting domain-containing protein: MPGCSSAAPAGDVNGDGYSDVIAGSPDYTTNGVTHYGRAWVFLGGAGGLAATPHWEVTTTQDDCRFGYSVATAGDVNGDGYDDVLVGAPDYTLSSQENGCAFLYLGSASGLDTSADWREDGSNTYVSFGYSVSTAGDVNGDGYDDIIIGDPYFGTTGRATIYLGGASGPDHTYDWFVNLTGRTGHCVAGAGDVNGDGYADVIVGSPWRSNGLGAEGAFYVFHGGSGGPDTTADRTVFGDEVAQYLGYCVARAGDTNGDGYGDVLVGGVALDGFYATTSKVQLYTGGASGVGATPVWEKEQADDLQPLGYDLATAGDVNGDGLADVLVGCRQSDLGGADAGTAWLYFGSLQGLATTAAWTVDGEAAGDLLGPVGTAGDVDGDGFSDILLGATGSDVGHAAAGGLYCYSGAGDLPKTTSGWYAQGDQVDGTFAYRLACAGDVNGDGYDDLWVGAPWYDNGQVDEGAVFLYLGGQLGLAYAPGWWAEGDQTDCHFGFGLDSAGDVNGDGLADVIVGASWYDGSAGSSGAAFLWYGTAGGAPSGNPANADWSAIGAQAGAMLGAGVCGAGDVNGDGYGDVVIGAPFYDNPTTNEGAVWGYYGGPTGLPAAHDWFHDTGSAESGYGLRLASAGDMNGDGYSDLLVAAPLYNHGSTDEGLIFVYIGGEDGLQTGAPWWFAESNEADAELGLSIACAGDVNADGYSDIIAGAPYMDSPATDVGHALVWLGAATAPPTGTPANAELNVGISDSYAHLGSAVGGAGDVDGDGYSDVIIGAPHYTTAAGTAAGLAFIYRGGPDGIVHGAAPWLIDGIQEESWFGNATCSGDFNGDGFSDVVVGAEQYSNGQNQEGLAFLFYGNGGRGLARTPRQWKTDTVTRLAPLGRSDALDAVALSARGRTPGGRGTVRFVAEVEPLGTDFDGAGTVAGNWTDTGAPAAGAGSAVALAPALAGGLADDTAQHWRLRLETGDPYFPRTPWLSLSANAITMTDFRTRGAGTGAGETPPASLLALESYPNPFNPATTLSYTLPAAGHVQLDVYDAAGRHLRQLVSTTQAAGPHTAVWNGCDGEGRPLVSGLYFARLQAAGAAESRKLVLVK